A region of the Actinomycetota bacterium genome:
GGTGCCGTCCCCCACGCGGCAGGGGTACGCGGACGCGGCCTGCTCATCGCCGTGGAGCTCGACCGGCCGGTCGCCGCGTCCGTCGAAGCGGCCTGCCGCGACCGGTTCCTCCTGGTCAACGCGGTCGCCGACGACCTGGTGCGCATGGCGCCGCCGCTCATCGTCACCGACGACGAGATCGACCTCGCGGTCGCCGCGCTGTCGGACGCACTCCTCTCCGTCGCCCAAGCCGGCCAGACGAGCGCTCCGGCGGCCGACGTGGACCGCGCCGGGGACCAGGACTAGGGGTGCGGCACTTCCTCAGCGTGGCTGACCTCGACCGCGACCGGCTCGCCCGCCTGCTCGACGTCGCCGACCGCTTGCGCTCCGAGCGTCGCGACGCCGGCGTCGACCACCGTGGCGACCTCGCGGGGCGGACCGTCGTGTTGCTGTTCGAGAAGCCCTCGACCCGCACGCGGGTGTCGTTCCAGGTCGCGGTCGCCGAGCTCGGCGGCCACCCGTTGGCGCTGTCGTCACAGGAGCTGCAGCTGGGTCGCGGCGAGACGCTGGCCGACACCGCAGCGGTCCTGTCGCGGTACGCCCACGCGATCGTGGTGCGCACGTTCGCACAGGATCGGGTCGAGGAGCTGACTGCCGCCGCGACCGTCCCGGTCGTCAACGCCCTGACCGACCACGAGCACCCGTGCCAGGCGCTGGCGGACCTGCAGACGATCCGGGCGGAGTTCGGTTCGCTGCGCGGCGTGTCGGTGGCCTACGTCGGCGACGGGAACAACGTCGCGCACTCGCTCCTGCTGGCCGGCGGGCTCGCCGGCATGGACGTGCGTGTCGGCCACCCTGCCGGGTACGCGCCTGACCCGGGCGTCGTCGAGCAGGCCCGAACGTCGGGCGCGGCGGTCACGGTCACCGATGATCCGCTGGCGGCGGTCGCCGGCGCCGAGGTCGTCTACACCGACGTGTGGGCGTCGATGGGTCAAGACGACCAGGTCGACCAGCGTCGTGCGGCGTTCGCCCCCTACCAGGTCAACGCCGACCTGCTCGCCAAGGCCGCACCCCGCGCCATCTTCCTGCACTGCTTGCCCGCCCACCGCGGCGAGGAGGTCACCGGCGAGGTCCTGGACGGACCCGCGTCGCGGGTGTGGGACCAGGCCGAGAACCGGCTGCACACACAGAAGGCGCTGTTGCTGGCGCTCGTCGCAGACGGCGACGGGAGCAGGTGATGGCCCGCGCCGCCGGCACGGTGAGCAAGCCCGACCGCCAACGCCTGATCGTGGGTCTGCTGCACGACCACGAGGTGCAGTCCCAGGAGCAGCTGTGTGACCTGCTCGCCGACCACGGGGTGCAGACCACGCAGGCGACCGTGTCTCGCGACCTGGACGAGCTCGGTGCCGTCAAGGTCCGTGGCACCTCCGGGGCGTTGGCGTACCGTCTGGCGAGCGATCCGGCGCCTGCGACCGCTCGCGATCGCCTGAGCGACGTCGTGCAACGCTTCGTGGTCGAGGTTGACAGCAGCGGGAACCTCGCCGTGCTGCGCACCCCACCGGCCGGTGCGGGACCCGTGGCCGCTGCCATCGACCTCGCCGAGCTGCCCGGCGTGCTCGCCACCGTCGCCGGCGACGACACGGTGGTGGTGATCGCACGGGAAGGGATCGCGGGGCGCGACCTCGCCCGGCGTTTCCGGGACCTCGCCGACCTGACCTGAAGGGACCACCATGCCGACTCCCCGCCTCGTCCTGGCCTACTCCGGTGGTTTGGACACCTCCGTCGCGATCCGATGGCTCGCCGAGAACAAGGGCTACGAGGTCGTCGCCCTGGCCGTCGACGTCGGCCAGGACGGCGCGGACGCCAACGCCCACACCGGCGAGCTGGACGGCATCCGCCGCCGCGCGCTGGACTGCGGGGCGGTGGACGCGCTCGTCGTCGATGCCCGCGACGAGTTCGCCGAGGACTTCCTCGTCCCCGCGCTCAAGGCCAACGCCCTCTACATGGGCAAGTACCCGCTGGTGTCGGCGCTGTCGCGCCCGCTGATCGTCAAGCACCTGGTCCGCGTCGCCCGCGAGACCGACGCCACCGCGGTGGCCCACGGGTGCACCGGGAAGGGCAACGACCAGGTCCGCTTCGAGGTCGGGACGATGTGCCTGGCCCCCGACCTGCACACCGAAGCCCCTATCCGGGAGTGGGGCCTGTCACGCGATGAAGCGATCGCGTGGGCAGCTGAGCGGGACCTGCCCGTCCCGGTGCAGAAGGACAGTCCCTACTCGATCGACGAGAACCTGTGGGGTCGGACCGCCGAGTGCGGGATCCTGGAGGATCCCTGGGCCCGGGCTCCCGAGGAGGTGTTCGCCCGGACGGTCGATCCCCGGGCCGCCCCCGACACCCCCGAGGAGATCACGGTGACGTTCGCCGAGGGGGTGCCGGTGGCCGTCGACGGCAAGCAGCTGCCGATCGCACAGCTGATCGCCGAGGTCGACCGCCGCGCCGGCGCGCACGGCGTCGGCCGGATCGACATGATCGAGGACCGCCTGGTCGGCATCAAGAGCCGCGAGCTGTACGAGTGCCCCGGCGCGGTCACCTTGCTGACCGCCCACCGCGACCTCGAGGACGTCTGCCTCGAGCAGGAGCTGTCCGACCACAAGCGGACCGAGGAGGGCCGCTACGCGCAGCTGCTGTACAACGGGCTGTGGTGGGGGCCGTTGAAGCGAGCGCTGGACGCGTTCATCGACGAGGCCAGCCGGTACGTCAGCGGCGACGTCCGCGTCGAGCTGTACAAGGGTTCGGCGAACGTGATCGGTCGCCGCAGCCACGTTGGCCTCTACGACGAGTCGTTGGCCACCTACAGCGTCGACGACCGCTTCGACCACACCCAGGCCGAGGGCTTCGTGACGCTGTGGGGACTGCCCCTCAAGACCTGGGCGCGGCGGGCGCGCGAGACCGGTCAGCTGTGACCGGCCGCCTGTGGGGAGGACGGTTCGCGCAGGACCCCGACGAGGCGGCCTGGCGCCTGTCGGCGTCGACGGGGTTCGACTACCGGCTGTGGCGTCAGGACCTCGCATCCAGCAAGGTGCACGCGCGGGAGCTGGCCCGGATCGGGATCCTCGACGGCCACGAAGCCCGCCGGCTGGAGGAGGCCCTCGACGAGTGCGCCCGGCTGTTCGCGCGTGGTGAGTTCCCCTGGGCGGTCACCGACGAGGATCTGCACGGGGCGGTGGAGCGGTGGCTCACCGAACGGCTCGGCCCCCTCGGTGGGAAGCTGCGCGCCGGCCGGTCGCGCAACGACCAGATCGTCAACGACCTCAAGCTGTGGCTCCGCGACGCCTGCGCTGACCTCATCCACGCGATCGCGGACCTGCAGGAGGCGCTGGCCGGCCAGGCCGACGCGCACCTGGACTGGATCGCTCCCGGCTACACCCACCTGCAACGCGCCCAACCGGTGCTGCTCAGCCACCACCTGCTGGCCTACCTGTGGATGCTCGACCGTGACGTGGGACGGCTGCGTGACTCGGCTCGCCGTGCCGACGAGTCGGTGCTGGGTGCCGGTGCGCTGGCCGGGACCACCCTGCCGCTCGACCCCGCCGGGTACGCCGCCGCGTTGGGGTACAGCCGTGTGACCCACAACTCGATGGACGCGGTGGCCTCCCGCGACTTCGCCGCGGAGTTCCTGGCCGCCGCTGCGCTCCTGGCCACCACGCTGTCGCGTCTCGGTGAGGAACTCGTCGTGTGGACCTCGTCCGAGTTCGGTTTCGTGCGCGTCGCAGATGCCTTCTGCACCGGGTCGTCGATCATGCCCCAGAAACGCAACCCTGATATCGCTGAGCTCGTCAGAGCCAAGTGCGGGCGGATCGTCGGCGACCTGGTGGCGCTGCTGACGACCGTGAAGGGGCTGCCGCTGACCTACAACCGGGACCTGCAGGAAGACAAGGAGCCGGTGTTCGACGCGGTGGACACCTTGCAGGTGACGCTTCCGGCCGTGACCGGGATGGTGGCCACGCTGGAGTTCGACCGTGAACGGCTCGAGACCGCAGCCGCGGGCGCCTCGTCGCTGGCCACCGACCTGGCGGAGGAGCTCGTCCGGCGCGGGGTGCCCTTCCGCGATGCCCACGACGTCGTCGGTGACCTGGTCCGCCAAACCGAGCACAACGGCCGCGACCTGCACGACCTCGACCCCGCCGAGCTCGCCGGCGCCCATCCGGCCCTGGACCGATCGGTGGCCGACCTCCTCGACGTCCGCGAGTCGGTCGAGCGCCGCAGCAGCACGTTGGGGACCGCCACCGCGTCGGTCGCAGCCCAGCTGACCGTCGCGCGGGAGGTCATCGCCGCCAACCGCGCCGGCGGCCACTAGATGCCCGCCAACGCCGAGGTCGCCCGGCTTCTGCACGAGCTCGCGATGCTCACCGAACTCGAGGACGGCACCCGCCAGTCGTTCCGTGCCCGGGCGTACCACAACGGGGTCCGGGCGGTCGAGGCCTGCCCCCGCGACGTCACGGCGCTTAGCCAGGCCGAGTTGACCGCGCTGCCGGGCATCGGGCCGGCGATCGCCGCCAAGATCGCCGAGTTCGCCGACACGGGGACGATCGCCCGACTCGACGAGCTGCGCGGCCGGTACCCGCCCGGCTACCTCGAGCTGATCCGTGTTCCAGGCATCGGGCCCAAGACCGTGGCGCTGCTGCACGAGCACCTGGGGATCCGCACCATCGATGACCTCCGTGCGGCCGTCGCAGCCGGCCAACTGCGTGAGGTGCCCGGCCTGGGCGTGAAGACCGAGGAGAACATCGCCGCCAACATCGCCAAGCTCGGCCTGACCGGGAAGGAGCGGCGGACCACCATCGCCGACGCCCTGCCCGTCGCCACGGAGGTGAGCGCGTTGCTGTGCCGGGTCGATGACGTCGACGAGGTCACCTACGCCGGGTCGCTGCGTCGCTTCCGTGAGACCGTCGCGGACGTGGACGTGGTCGTGGCGGCGGTCGACCCGACGCCGGTGATGGACACGTTCACGCGGATGGCGATGGTCCGGAAGGTCGCTGCCAGGGGGGACAAGAAAGCGACCGTGGTCACGGCGCGGGGCCTGCAGCTGGACCTGCGGGTCGTGCGCCGCGAGGAGTTCGGCGCCGCCCTGCAGTACTTCACCGGCTCGCAGGCGCACAACGTCCGGGTCCGGGAGCGGGCCGTCCGACGCGGGTGGAGCCTCAACGAGTACGGCTTGTGGGAGACCGACACCGGCAGGCTGCTGGCGTCGCACACCGAGGAGGACATCTACGCCGCCTTGGACCTGCAGTGGATCCCGCCGGGGATGCGCGAGGACGTCGGCGAGGTCGCCGCCGCAGCAGCAGGTGAACTGCCGCGCGTCGCCTCGGTCGCCGACCTCCGCGGCGACCTGCACGTTCACACCGACCTCTCCGGCGACGGACGCAACAGCCTCGACGAGATGGTCGACGCGGCACTGAGCCGGGGCTTGCAGTACCTGGCGATCACCGACCACGGCGAGGATCTGCGCATCAGCGGCGTGTCGGCCGACGACATGCTCGCCCAGCGGCAGCGGATCGCCGCACTCAACCGCAGCCACGCCGGGCGGATCAGGGTCCTGCACGGATGCGAGCTGAACATCGGCGCGGGCGGCGAGCTCGACTACGACGAGGAGTTCCTGGCGGGCTTCGACTGGACGGTCGCCAGCGTGCACAGCCACTTCCGCCTCGACCGGGCGGCTCAGACCGACCGGGTCCTGGCCGCCATGGACCATCCGGCCGTGCGCTGCATCGGTCACCTGCAGGGTCGCCGGATCGGACGTCGCCCGGGGATCGACCTGGACGTCGACACGATCCTCGACGCGGCCATAGACACCGACACCGCCATCGAGATCAACTCCCATCTGGACCGCCTCGACGCCTCAGCCGAGGTGCTGCGCGCCGCCCGGGGAGGCAACGTCACGTTCGTGGTCAACAGCGACGCACACCGCATCCGCGAGTTCGACAACCTCGAGTTCGGGGTCCGGCTGGCCGAACGCGGCTGGGTTCCCGCCGACCGCATCGCCAACACCTGGCCGACCGACCGTTTCCTGGACTGGGTCGCGACGAGCCGGCGGCCCGGGGCGGCGCGGTGACCGC
Encoded here:
- the argF gene encoding ornithine carbamoyltransferase, which encodes MRHFLSVADLDRDRLARLLDVADRLRSERRDAGVDHRGDLAGRTVVLLFEKPSTRTRVSFQVAVAELGGHPLALSSQELQLGRGETLADTAAVLSRYAHAIVVRTFAQDRVEELTAAATVPVVNALTDHEHPCQALADLQTIRAEFGSLRGVSVAYVGDGNNVAHSLLLAGGLAGMDVRVGHPAGYAPDPGVVEQARTSGAAVTVTDDPLAAVAGAEVVYTDVWASMGQDDQVDQRRAAFAPYQVNADLLAKAAPRAIFLHCLPAHRGEEVTGEVLDGPASRVWDQAENRLHTQKALLLALVADGDGSR
- the argR gene encoding arginine repressor, translating into MARAAGTVSKPDRQRLIVGLLHDHEVQSQEQLCDLLADHGVQTTQATVSRDLDELGAVKVRGTSGALAYRLASDPAPATARDRLSDVVQRFVVEVDSSGNLAVLRTPPAGAGPVAAAIDLAELPGVLATVAGDDTVVVIAREGIAGRDLARRFRDLADLT
- a CDS encoding argininosuccinate synthase; its protein translation is MPTPRLVLAYSGGLDTSVAIRWLAENKGYEVVALAVDVGQDGADANAHTGELDGIRRRALDCGAVDALVVDARDEFAEDFLVPALKANALYMGKYPLVSALSRPLIVKHLVRVARETDATAVAHGCTGKGNDQVRFEVGTMCLAPDLHTEAPIREWGLSRDEAIAWAAERDLPVPVQKDSPYSIDENLWGRTAECGILEDPWARAPEEVFARTVDPRAAPDTPEEITVTFAEGVPVAVDGKQLPIAQLIAEVDRRAGAHGVGRIDMIEDRLVGIKSRELYECPGAVTLLTAHRDLEDVCLEQELSDHKRTEEGRYAQLLYNGLWWGPLKRALDAFIDEASRYVSGDVRVELYKGSANVIGRRSHVGLYDESLATYSVDDRFDHTQAEGFVTLWGLPLKTWARRARETGQL
- the argH gene encoding argininosuccinate lyase, which gives rise to MTGRLWGGRFAQDPDEAAWRLSASTGFDYRLWRQDLASSKVHARELARIGILDGHEARRLEEALDECARLFARGEFPWAVTDEDLHGAVERWLTERLGPLGGKLRAGRSRNDQIVNDLKLWLRDACADLIHAIADLQEALAGQADAHLDWIAPGYTHLQRAQPVLLSHHLLAYLWMLDRDVGRLRDSARRADESVLGAGALAGTTLPLDPAGYAAALGYSRVTHNSMDAVASRDFAAEFLAAAALLATTLSRLGEELVVWTSSEFGFVRVADAFCTGSSIMPQKRNPDIAELVRAKCGRIVGDLVALLTTVKGLPLTYNRDLQEDKEPVFDAVDTLQVTLPAVTGMVATLEFDRERLETAAAGASSLATDLAEELVRRGVPFRDAHDVVGDLVRQTEHNGRDLHDLDPAELAGAHPALDRSVADLLDVRESVERRSSTLGTATASVAAQLTVAREVIAANRAGGH
- the polX gene encoding DNA polymerase/3'-5' exonuclease PolX, giving the protein MPANAEVARLLHELAMLTELEDGTRQSFRARAYHNGVRAVEACPRDVTALSQAELTALPGIGPAIAAKIAEFADTGTIARLDELRGRYPPGYLELIRVPGIGPKTVALLHEHLGIRTIDDLRAAVAAGQLREVPGLGVKTEENIAANIAKLGLTGKERRTTIADALPVATEVSALLCRVDDVDEVTYAGSLRRFRETVADVDVVVAAVDPTPVMDTFTRMAMVRKVAARGDKKATVVTARGLQLDLRVVRREEFGAALQYFTGSQAHNVRVRERAVRRGWSLNEYGLWETDTGRLLASHTEEDIYAALDLQWIPPGMREDVGEVAAAAAGELPRVASVADLRGDLHVHTDLSGDGRNSLDEMVDAALSRGLQYLAITDHGEDLRISGVSADDMLAQRQRIAALNRSHAGRIRVLHGCELNIGAGGELDYDEEFLAGFDWTVASVHSHFRLDRAAQTDRVLAAMDHPAVRCIGHLQGRRIGRRPGIDLDVDTILDAAIDTDTAIEINSHLDRLDASAEVLRAARGGNVTFVVNSDAHRIREFDNLEFGVRLAERGWVPADRIANTWPTDRFLDWVATSRRPGAAR